The Alphaproteobacteria bacterium genome contains a region encoding:
- a CDS encoding AAA family ATPase, which produces MRCSSCGVENRKGARFCAGCGTVLLAATCPECGTEISLSAKFCDRCGATMAAPPGRGADVSTGDRVAASTAPGKLADRRQMSLLCCDLVDSTKLARRLDPEDLRYGVTNFHRISKEIIDKYEGYYAQYMGDGFMAYFSYPVAHEDDAYRAVLTGLEIVEAIGRFNVKLKEEHGFELELRAGVNTGQVVVDEFVVGEPPNIAARVQAAGIPNAVIITEMTKQLLPSGAFDYEDLGIKKLKNVGSLRLFRVRDRTEGRDLAVDSRTSRPLIGRKKQLDLLSEHWDLVKDGNGQIVIVSGEAGIGKTKLVQEFEALFGAQAHASLRFNGSPFHRNTMLHPVIENIQLGARILHADSDDEKLSKLRAFLGPFTNAGDMLPLAGRLLSIPGQQGGPHIAPQRLLQQTFDGLIEIILQYASRGPTLLVFEDVHWFDPTTTSLIERLIPFVGNEPVFLLLTTRSSFTPQLQEKHYLTQIALPRLRSSEADDLIRAVVGDKVLPHQINTKITAKANGVPLYVEELTKMVLDANVLESAADPTDLIGALDSAIPLTLRDPLTSRVDRVKGRRVLQLAAILGRTFDFELLLSASSLDADVLSRELRHLVDAELLYQKGTVLRTAIFEFKHALICDAAYNLLTKAERESHHSKVGQLLEERFSERAQAHPEIVAHHYTQARSYEKALHYWYEAGKQSAARSAHNEAVGHLRQGLKVLPNIDDPRLRTKSELLLQTSLGNSLRATKGWTSESVKQAYTRAFQLCKESGFDEHTVPAVFGLFAWNFVSSLLGEAQALSEHLLNTAANMSDLAYKVIAHQALGFTLFAQGNFSAAHRSLEYSLSLCEDSKAAQYLHLSGGQDPRIHVRLYEGMTLWQLGYPDRALRMCMEASARVEASQYPFSEAMARTVSLRVHQFRGDVAAVAKHADSAIAVSEAHEFVHYVAMSLILRGWALASQGEFERGIVEMQDGLEKQRAAGALLYETYALGLLADACIANGRYDQAFDFLSQAELRLEAESNSDRFCASEIYRLFGEAYLRSGKSVTQAEQYILKGLAIAREQGSRSFQLRLLSTACDLDRSPHIDSYRRQLGELYLSFSEGFDTADLVKARERCSIPAAAQSSA; this is translated from the coding sequence ATGCGGTGTTCCTCGTGCGGAGTTGAAAACCGGAAGGGCGCCAGATTCTGCGCCGGCTGCGGCACAGTCCTCCTCGCCGCCACATGCCCCGAATGCGGAACTGAGATTTCCTTGTCCGCCAAATTCTGCGACCGCTGCGGCGCCACCATGGCGGCACCGCCCGGCAGGGGTGCGGACGTTTCGACCGGCGATCGGGTCGCCGCCAGCACCGCTCCCGGCAAGCTCGCGGACCGGCGGCAAATGTCGCTGCTGTGCTGCGATCTCGTGGACTCCACCAAGCTCGCTCGCCGGCTGGACCCCGAGGACCTGCGCTACGGCGTCACCAATTTTCACCGCATCTCGAAGGAAATAATCGACAAATACGAAGGATATTACGCCCAATACATGGGTGACGGATTCATGGCGTATTTCAGTTATCCCGTCGCGCACGAAGACGATGCCTACCGGGCCGTGCTGACGGGATTGGAGATTGTCGAGGCGATCGGCCGGTTCAACGTCAAGCTCAAGGAAGAACACGGCTTCGAGCTCGAACTCCGCGCCGGCGTCAACACCGGCCAAGTGGTGGTGGACGAATTCGTTGTCGGAGAACCGCCCAACATCGCGGCCCGGGTTCAGGCCGCCGGCATCCCCAATGCCGTCATCATCACCGAGATGACCAAGCAGCTGCTTCCGTCCGGCGCGTTCGACTACGAAGATCTCGGCATAAAGAAATTGAAGAACGTCGGCTCGCTGCGCTTGTTTCGCGTTCGCGATCGCACGGAGGGGCGTGACCTCGCCGTTGACTCACGAACGAGCCGGCCATTGATCGGGCGCAAAAAACAGCTCGACCTGTTGTCGGAACACTGGGACCTCGTGAAGGATGGAAACGGCCAGATCGTCATTGTCAGTGGTGAAGCCGGGATTGGGAAGACAAAGCTGGTGCAGGAATTCGAAGCCCTGTTTGGAGCGCAGGCACATGCAAGCCTCCGCTTCAACGGTTCGCCGTTTCACCGAAATACCATGCTGCATCCCGTGATCGAGAACATCCAGCTTGGCGCCAGGATTCTTCACGCCGACAGCGACGATGAGAAGCTGTCAAAGCTGCGCGCCTTCCTGGGACCGTTCACCAACGCCGGGGACATGCTGCCCCTCGCCGGCAGGCTCCTCTCGATCCCGGGGCAACAGGGCGGGCCTCACATCGCACCGCAACGGTTGCTGCAGCAGACCTTCGACGGCTTGATCGAGATCATCCTGCAGTACGCCAGCCGCGGGCCCACGCTGCTGGTTTTCGAGGATGTTCACTGGTTTGATCCAACGACGACGAGCCTGATCGAGCGGCTCATTCCATTTGTCGGAAACGAGCCGGTTTTTCTGCTGTTGACGACCCGGTCGAGCTTCACGCCCCAGCTGCAGGAAAAACATTATCTCACCCAAATAGCCCTGCCCCGCCTGCGATCCAGCGAGGCCGATGACCTGATCCGGGCCGTCGTCGGGGACAAGGTTCTGCCCCACCAGATCAACACAAAAATCACCGCAAAGGCGAATGGCGTGCCGTTGTACGTCGAGGAACTGACGAAGATGGTGCTCGACGCAAACGTCCTGGAGAGCGCGGCCGATCCAACCGATCTGATCGGCGCACTCGACTCGGCGATCCCCCTGACGCTCCGCGATCCGCTGACGTCCCGCGTCGATCGCGTCAAGGGGCGCCGGGTGTTGCAACTCGCAGCCATCCTCGGCCGCACATTCGATTTCGAACTGCTTTTGTCCGCCTCGTCGCTGGACGCCGATGTCCTGAGCCGGGAACTGCGCCATCTGGTGGACGCCGAACTGCTCTACCAGAAGGGCACCGTGCTGCGGACGGCGATTTTCGAATTCAAGCACGCCTTGATCTGCGACGCGGCTTACAACCTGCTCACAAAAGCGGAGCGCGAAAGCCATCACAGCAAGGTCGGGCAGTTGCTCGAGGAGAGGTTCTCCGAAAGGGCCCAAGCCCACCCCGAGATCGTCGCGCATCACTACACCCAGGCGAGAAGCTACGAGAAGGCGCTGCACTACTGGTATGAGGCGGGGAAGCAATCGGCAGCCCGGTCGGCGCACAATGAGGCCGTCGGCCACCTGAGACAGGGGCTGAAGGTGCTACCCAACATCGACGACCCCCGGCTGCGTACGAAGTCCGAACTGCTGCTGCAGACGTCGCTCGGCAACTCGCTCAGGGCGACCAAGGGCTGGACCAGCGAGAGCGTGAAGCAGGCTTACACGCGTGCGTTTCAATTATGCAAGGAGAGCGGGTTCGACGAGCATACCGTGCCCGCGGTGTTCGGGTTGTTTGCGTGGAATTTCGTCAGCTCATTGCTGGGTGAGGCGCAAGCTCTTTCAGAACACCTGCTGAACACCGCGGCGAACATGAGCGACCTGGCTTATAAGGTCATCGCGCACCAGGCCTTGGGATTTACCCTATTTGCCCAGGGGAATTTTTCCGCCGCTCATCGGTCGCTGGAATACAGCTTGAGCCTGTGCGAGGACAGCAAGGCCGCGCAATATCTTCACCTGTCGGGAGGGCAGGACCCGCGCATTCATGTCAGGCTGTATGAGGGCATGACCTTGTGGCAGCTCGGCTATCCCGATCGCGCATTGCGAATGTGCATGGAGGCCAGTGCTCGTGTCGAGGCCTCGCAATATCCGTTCAGCGAGGCCATGGCACGAACTGTAAGCTTGCGCGTGCACCAGTTCCGCGGTGACGTGGCCGCGGTCGCCAAGCACGCGGACTCGGCGATCGCAGTGAGCGAGGCGCACGAGTTCGTCCACTACGTTGCCATGAGCCTGATCCTGCGCGGATGGGCCCTTGCCAGCCAGGGTGAATTCGAGAGAGGCATCGTCGAGATGCAGGACGGGCTGGAAAAGCAGCGCGCCGCAGGTGCGTTGCTTTACGAGACCTACGCCCTGGGATTGCTCGCGGACGCCTGCATCGCGAATGGACGCTATGACCAGGCCTTCGACTTCCTGAGCCAGGCAGAGCTGAGGCTCGAAGCCGAGAGCAACTCCGACCGCTTCTGCGCGAGCGAGATATACCGGCTGTTCGGCGAAGCCTACCTGCGGTCGGGCAAGTCGGTAACCCAGGCAGAGCAATACATCTTGAAAGGCCTCGCGATCGCACGCGAGCAGGGATCCCGGTCGTTCCAACTGAGACTCTTGTCGACCGCCTGCGATCTGGACAGATCGCCACACATCGACTCGTATCGCCGGCAGTTGGGGGAGCTCTACCTGTCCTTCAGCGAGGGCTTTGACACCGCGGATCTCGTCAAGGCGAGGGAAAGGTGCAGCATTCCGGCGGCTGCACAGTCCAGCGCATAA
- a CDS encoding alpha/beta fold hydrolase: protein MIDSSRRTVLTTGAAAAAATAAPQVFAQAPQAAAPQILPAGAKIGFYEKGNVRIRYAEIGSGFPLLATPGGGLNSRMAVWPNAVINIPELFKSDFRIITMDQRNASGGESTGPMQVDNPWDAFADDQLGLMDHLGIRQFFFFGNCIGGPFAMKLMERAPQRVVAAILSQPVGHRPDNPDFMYNAGRDVWAKELRGRQPDISTETVEMYLHNLYRTRPDFVYSVSRDYAKSCQTPDDRAARRRAGTPASGLHRHRIAGAERRDHGVSLEGTG, encoded by the coding sequence ATGATCGATTCAAGCCGACGCACCGTTCTGACAACTGGCGCTGCTGCTGCTGCGGCAACGGCCGCGCCGCAGGTATTCGCCCAGGCGCCGCAGGCAGCAGCCCCGCAGATCTTGCCGGCTGGTGCCAAGATTGGATTCTACGAGAAGGGCAATGTCCGCATCCGTTATGCCGAAATCGGCTCGGGCTTTCCGCTGCTGGCGACACCCGGCGGCGGCTTGAACTCGCGCATGGCGGTCTGGCCGAATGCAGTGATCAACATCCCCGAGCTGTTCAAGAGCGACTTCCGCATCATCACCATGGACCAGCGCAATGCGAGTGGCGGCGAATCCACCGGTCCGATGCAGGTCGACAATCCTTGGGACGCATTCGCGGACGATCAGCTCGGGTTGATGGATCACCTCGGCATTCGCCAATTTTTCTTCTTCGGAAATTGCATTGGCGGCCCGTTCGCGATGAAGCTGATGGAGCGCGCGCCGCAGCGCGTGGTCGCCGCGATCCTGAGCCAGCCAGTCGGGCACCGGCCCGACAACCCTGACTTCATGTACAACGCTGGCCGCGACGTCTGGGCCAAGGAGTTGCGCGGGCGTCAACCCGACATCTCGACGGAGACCGTCGAGATGTACCTGCATAATCTCTACCGGACACGACCGGACTTCGTTTACAGCGTATCGCGCGACTACGCGAAGTCCTGCCAGACGCCGGATGATCGTGCTGCCCGACGACGTGCCGGCACACCCGCTTCAGGTCTCCATCGACATCGCATCGCTGGCGCCGAACGCCGAGATCACGGTGTTTCCCTGGAAGGAACAGGCTGA
- a CDS encoding NAD(P)/FAD-dependent oxidoreductase: protein MSDYDGIIIGAGHNGLILQAYLGKAGLKTLCVERRHVAGGGLSTMEDPRHPGFLHNTHAFFQRAITAMPWYADLELARHGAHYIEPELNVALLTRDGGALEWWTDVERTVESFAQFSRRDAETLQRWQHEFVPIVRDILIPESRSVPVPPEERRAALEKSAGGRRLLEVSALSPLEFVHQEFEHPAVKAGLLFFNGLREVDLRVKGFGHHIAALLASPAKAQMSRGGSVALSRALEAAVAESGGEITLMTEPTRIVVENGKAAGVETAAGEMLRARHFVASSLNPTQTFIDMLDATLVPRAMREQVARFEYNLLAPLFALHVNLREPPRYAAAAQHPELARAFMVIMGLDHADQFLDIVRHHEAGTIPPTVMWGTCPTLFDPSQAPPGKHTAFMWEKLPYRLNGDPANWDSARDAHGRAMLALWRQHAPNIADAVIGSFTRSPVDVERELPNMREGDLLVGAFTNDQVGYHRPFRGAGAYRTHIPGLYLCGSSSHRAET from the coding sequence GTGTCAGACTACGATGGCATCATCATCGGCGCGGGCCACAATGGCCTCATCCTTCAGGCCTACCTCGGCAAGGCCGGACTGAAGACGCTCTGCGTCGAGCGTCGGCATGTGGCAGGCGGCGGGCTCTCCACGATGGAAGACCCGCGCCATCCGGGCTTCCTGCACAACACTCACGCCTTCTTCCAGCGCGCCATCACGGCGATGCCGTGGTACGCGGACCTCGAGCTTGCGCGGCACGGTGCGCACTACATCGAGCCGGAGCTCAATGTCGCGCTGCTCACCAGGGACGGCGGCGCGCTCGAATGGTGGACCGATGTCGAGCGCACGGTAGAATCGTTCGCGCAATTCAGCCGGCGCGATGCCGAAACGTTGCAGCGCTGGCAGCACGAATTTGTGCCGATCGTGCGCGATATCCTGATCCCGGAGAGCCGCTCCGTTCCGGTGCCGCCGGAGGAACGTCGCGCCGCGCTGGAGAAAAGTGCCGGCGGTCGCCGCCTGCTCGAGGTCAGCGCGCTGTCGCCGCTCGAATTCGTGCACCAGGAGTTCGAGCATCCGGCCGTGAAGGCGGGACTTCTGTTCTTCAACGGCCTGCGCGAGGTCGATCTGCGGGTCAAAGGCTTCGGCCACCACATCGCGGCACTGCTCGCGAGCCCCGCCAAGGCGCAGATGTCGCGCGGCGGCTCCGTCGCGCTTTCACGCGCACTCGAAGCCGCCGTCGCTGAGAGCGGCGGCGAAATCACGCTGATGACCGAGCCCACGCGGATCGTGGTCGAGAATGGCAAGGCGGCCGGCGTCGAAACGGCGGCGGGCGAAATGCTGCGCGCGCGGCATTTCGTGGCGTCCTCACTCAACCCGACGCAGACATTCATCGATATGCTCGACGCGACGCTGGTACCGCGCGCGATGCGCGAGCAGGTTGCCCGGTTCGAGTACAATCTGCTCGCGCCATTGTTTGCCCTGCATGTCAATCTGCGCGAGCCGCCACGCTATGCCGCGGCCGCGCAGCATCCCGAGCTTGCGCGCGCCTTCATGGTGATCATGGGGCTCGATCACGCCGATCAGTTCCTCGACATCGTGCGCCATCACGAGGCAGGCACCATCCCGCCGACCGTGATGTGGGGCACGTGCCCGACCCTGTTCGATCCAAGCCAGGCACCGCCGGGCAAGCACACGGCCTTCATGTGGGAGAAGCTGCCGTACCGCCTGAACGGCGATCCGGCGAATTGGGATAGCGCGCGCGACGCCCACGGCCGCGCGATGCTCGCGCTCTGGCGGCAGCATGCTCCAAACATAGCGGACGCGGTAATCGGATCGTTCACGCGTTCGCCGGTCGATGTCGAGCGCGAGCTTCCGAACATGCGCGAGGGCGATTTGCTGGTCGGTGCGTTCACCAACGACCAGGTGGGTTATCACCGCCCGTTTCGCGGCGCTGGTGCGTACCGGACCCACATTCCTGGTCTCTATCTCTGCGGCTCGAGCAGCCATCGGGCGGAAACGTGA
- a CDS encoding ABC transporter ATP-binding protein, translating to MTEPLIHLAGVKKVYRTRKAEFLALSEVTFDVAAGELVALVGPSGCGKTTLLKILAGLHPHDSGEVRIGSAAQPFDPTRDIGMVFQQPLLLKWRRVVDNVLLPAEILGLPAAESRERARHLLALVGLKGAEDKYPYQLSGGMQQRAAIARALIHDPKLILMDEPFGALDALTREKMNLELLRIWEQAKKTIVFVTHGITEAVFLGTRVVVLTAGPARMADNFLVELPHPRTLDVKTSEKFGDYTRRIYRLLGME from the coding sequence ATGACCGAGCCCCTCATTCATCTCGCCGGCGTCAAGAAGGTCTACCGCACGCGCAAGGCTGAGTTCCTGGCCCTGTCCGAGGTAACCTTCGATGTTGCGGCCGGCGAGCTGGTGGCGCTGGTTGGCCCGTCCGGTTGCGGCAAGACGACGTTGCTCAAGATTCTCGCCGGGCTTCATCCGCACGACTCGGGCGAAGTCCGCATCGGCTCGGCAGCGCAGCCGTTCGATCCCACGCGTGACATCGGCATGGTGTTTCAACAGCCGCTGCTGCTCAAATGGCGACGCGTCGTCGACAATGTGCTGCTTCCGGCCGAAATCCTCGGCCTGCCAGCTGCCGAAAGCCGCGAACGCGCGCGGCATCTGCTCGCGCTCGTCGGTCTGAAGGGCGCCGAAGACAAGTACCCATATCAGCTCTCCGGCGGCATGCAGCAGCGCGCCGCGATCGCGCGCGCACTCATCCACGATCCCAAGCTGATTCTGATGGACGAGCCGTTCGGCGCGCTCGATGCGCTGACGCGCGAGAAGATGAACCTCGAGCTGCTCCGCATCTGGGAGCAGGCAAAGAAGACGATCGTGTTCGTCACGCATGGCATCACCGAGGCGGTTTTTCTCGGCACGCGCGTGGTGGTGCTGACCGCGGGTCCCGCGCGCATGGCCGACAATTTCCTGGTCGAGCTGCCGCATCCGCGCACACTCGACGTGAAGACATCCGAGAAGTTCGGCGACTACACGCGCCGCATCTATCGCCTGCTCGGGATGGAATAA
- a CDS encoding ABC transporter permease encodes MSHLLLVAAWHFFVVVGKVPSFVLPSPQATLNALLVPNYRWLENIAVTGIEIFGGYILAVVIGITIALLFSWSRWLKMAVMPLLVSLNMIPKVALGPLIIVWFKYGIGPNIMMAFAICFFPIVLTTARGLREVEPELLDLVRTLKGSRWQVFTKIQLPGALPYIFSGMKVAAILAVAGAIVGEFLGSDRGLGYLMLQVQVTLDTAAMFMAVILITLLGGILYLMVLALERLLVVQDARLG; translated from the coding sequence ATCAGCCATCTGCTGCTGGTCGCGGCATGGCATTTCTTCGTGGTGGTCGGCAAGGTGCCGAGCTTCGTGCTGCCCTCGCCTCAGGCGACGCTCAACGCGCTGCTCGTTCCGAACTACCGCTGGCTCGAGAATATCGCGGTCACCGGCATCGAGATCTTCGGCGGCTACATCCTCGCGGTCGTGATCGGCATCACCATCGCGCTCCTGTTCTCGTGGTCGCGCTGGCTCAAGATGGCTGTGATGCCGCTGCTCGTCAGCCTCAACATGATCCCGAAGGTGGCGCTCGGGCCGCTCATCATCGTGTGGTTCAAGTACGGCATCGGCCCGAACATCATGATGGCCTTCGCCATCTGCTTCTTCCCGATCGTGCTCACCACCGCGCGCGGCCTGCGCGAGGTCGAGCCGGAGCTGCTCGATCTGGTGCGCACACTAAAAGGCTCGCGTTGGCAGGTGTTCACCAAGATCCAGCTTCCCGGTGCGCTGCCCTACATCTTCTCCGGCATGAAGGTCGCCGCAATCCTGGCGGTCGCGGGCGCGATCGTCGGCGAGTTCCTCGGGTCGGATCGCGGGCTCGGTTACCTGATGCTGCAGGTTCAGGTCACGCTCGACACCGCCGCGATGTTCATGGCAGTGATCCTGATCACGCTGCTCGGCGGCATTCTCTATTTGATGGTGCTCGCGCTAGAGCGCTTGCTCGTCGTACAGGACGCGCGGCTCGGATGA
- a CDS encoding dihydrodipicolinate synthase family protein: MGSHWNDWPADVLATLRRGAVIPAHPLALDANRKLDARRQRALSRYYIDAGAGGLAVGVHTTQFAIREAGLYRPVLELAIRTAADWTRKPLVMIAGLAGRTAQAVGEAHIARDLGYQAGLLSLAAMKGASEDELIAHAETVAREMPLVGFYLQPAVGGIVLPVSFWRRFAQIENVVAIKMAPFNRYRTLDVVRGVVEAGAADRVSLYTGNDDHILLDLVTPFTVMMRGAPVTVRIKGGLLGHWSVWVKSAVELLDRLHAVTTGDSVPVDVLALDSRITDCNAAIFDVANDFHGVICGCHEILRRQGLLEGIWCLDPNESLGPGQKEEIDRVCAAYPHLSDDAFVRANVARWLA, from the coding sequence ATGGGATCGCACTGGAACGACTGGCCCGCAGATGTGTTGGCGACATTGCGCCGCGGCGCGGTCATCCCGGCTCACCCGCTCGCACTCGACGCGAACCGCAAGCTCGACGCGCGACGCCAGCGCGCGCTCTCACGCTACTACATCGATGCGGGCGCGGGCGGCCTCGCGGTCGGCGTGCACACGACGCAGTTCGCGATCCGCGAGGCGGGACTCTATCGCCCCGTTCTGGAGCTCGCGATACGCACCGCCGCGGACTGGACGCGCAAGCCGCTGGTGATGATTGCGGGGCTCGCCGGGCGCACCGCGCAGGCGGTGGGGGAAGCACACATCGCGCGCGACCTTGGCTATCAGGCAGGGCTGCTGTCGCTGGCCGCCATGAAGGGCGCGAGCGAAGACGAGCTGATCGCGCACGCTGAGACCGTCGCGCGCGAGATGCCGCTGGTCGGCTTCTATCTCCAGCCGGCCGTCGGCGGGATCGTGCTGCCGGTCTCGTTCTGGCGCCGCTTCGCGCAAATCGAGAACGTCGTCGCGATCAAGATGGCGCCGTTCAACCGCTACCGCACGCTGGACGTCGTGCGCGGTGTGGTCGAGGCCGGAGCCGCCGACCGCGTCTCTTTGTATACGGGCAACGACGATCACATCCTGCTCGATCTGGTCACGCCCTTCACCGTGATGATGCGCGGCGCGCCGGTCACCGTGCGCATCAAAGGCGGCCTGCTCGGACACTGGAGCGTGTGGGTGAAGAGCGCGGTCGAATTGCTCGATCGCCTTCACGCGGTTACGACCGGCGACAGCGTTCCGGTCGACGTACTCGCACTCGACTCCCGGATCACCGACTGCAATGCCGCGATCTTCGACGTCGCCAACGACTTTCATGGCGTGATTTGCGGCTGCCACGAAATCCTGCGCCGCCAAGGCCTGCTCGAAGGCATCTGGTGCCTCGATCCGAACGAGTCGCTCGGGCCTGGCCAGAAAGAGGAGATCGATCGCGTTTGTGCGGCCTATCCGCATCTTTCCGACGATGCCTTCGTGCGCGCGAATGTCGCGCGCTGGCTCGCGTGA
- a CDS encoding ABC transporter substrate-binding protein: protein MKISKLALVLAGLAFCASPASAQKLTFTLNWVAGGDHAPYFYAQKMGWYKQAGLDIDFETGRGSAASAQKVAAGASQLGLSDMAGVLFFRGKGLDLVGLMNVYANSPQGLYWLRSNGITSIKDLAGKKIGNPAGDGARTMWPALAKANGIDPNSVTWVNIDANAKLGALKAKTVDATTSFFNLHHVFARELGSDMGFLAWKDAGVNLYGNSIIANGAWLKANRDKAAQFIKITQKAFAECVKTPEPCIKALVEANGALLYDNELTNWHLVTILMNDETSRTVALGWHDDKRMESDYKLVDEYLKMEKPYDIKTAYTNEFLDKSVKMPPINPPKLY from the coding sequence ATGAAGATTTCAAAGCTTGCGCTTGTTCTGGCCGGCCTTGCGTTTTGCGCGTCACCCGCCTCGGCGCAAAAGCTCACCTTCACGCTGAACTGGGTCGCCGGTGGCGACCATGCGCCTTATTTCTACGCGCAGAAAATGGGCTGGTACAAACAGGCCGGCCTCGACATCGATTTCGAAACCGGGCGTGGCTCGGCCGCCTCGGCGCAGAAGGTCGCCGCGGGCGCCTCGCAGCTCGGCCTGTCCGACATGGCCGGCGTGCTATTCTTCCGCGGCAAGGGTCTCGATCTCGTCGGCCTGATGAACGTCTACGCCAATTCGCCGCAGGGCCTTTACTGGCTCAGGAGCAACGGCATCACCAGCATCAAGGATCTCGCCGGCAAGAAGATCGGCAATCCGGCGGGCGACGGCGCGCGCACGATGTGGCCGGCGCTGGCGAAAGCGAACGGCATCGATCCGAACTCGGTGACGTGGGTCAACATCGACGCCAATGCGAAGCTCGGCGCCCTCAAGGCCAAGACCGTCGATGCGACGACCTCGTTCTTCAACCTGCATCATGTGTTTGCGCGCGAACTCGGCAGCGATATGGGCTTCCTCGCCTGGAAAGACGCGGGCGTGAACCTCTATGGCAACTCCATCATCGCCAATGGCGCGTGGCTGAAGGCGAACCGCGACAAGGCCGCGCAATTCATCAAGATCACCCAGAAGGCATTCGCCGAATGCGTGAAGACGCCCGAGCCGTGCATCAAGGCGCTGGTCGAGGCGAACGGCGCCCTGCTCTATGACAACGAGCTGACCAACTGGCACCTCGTCACGATCCTTATGAACGACGAAACCTCGCGCACCGTCGCGCTCGGCTGGCACGACGACAAGCGCATGGAGAGCGACTACAAACTGGTCGACGAGTATCTCAAGATGGAAAAGCCGTACGACATAAAGACGGCTTACACCAACGAGTTCCTCGACAAGAGCGTCAAGATGCCGCCGATCAATCCGCCGAAGCTGTACTAA
- a CDS encoding GNAT family N-acetyltransferase, protein MAHSEPEIGRLALADLADAEALVAEAGWNQAGADWRMFLDFGTAYAVRERGRAIATATWLPYQRCAWISMVLVAAGERRRGLATSLLHRCIADVSAAGLVPVLDATPAGAKVYAPLGFKEAWGFTRLASERRAMPLPVMPAAIEPITDAIWPALCAYDTAVFGNDRSKILARLRGRLPPANLVAQRAGRIVGLLLGRGGRTASHLGPLIAEDDEVAKALLARALSQIGSTIYLDVADAKTGVRSWLEAAGFSVQRPFTRMLLGRDESFDDTVRTYAVIGPEFG, encoded by the coding sequence ATGGCGCATTCTGAACCCGAGATCGGGAGACTTGCGCTCGCGGATCTCGCCGACGCCGAAGCGCTTGTCGCCGAGGCCGGTTGGAATCAGGCCGGCGCGGACTGGCGCATGTTTCTCGATTTCGGCACCGCCTACGCGGTGCGTGAACGGGGCCGCGCGATCGCGACCGCCACGTGGCTGCCGTATCAGCGCTGCGCCTGGATCAGCATGGTGCTGGTGGCGGCGGGAGAACGCCGGCGCGGGCTTGCCACGTCTCTCTTGCATCGCTGCATCGCGGATGTCAGCGCGGCGGGGCTCGTTCCGGTGCTCGACGCCACGCCCGCGGGCGCCAAGGTCTATGCTCCTCTCGGATTTAAAGAAGCGTGGGGATTTACCCGGCTCGCATCGGAGCGACGCGCCATGCCGCTGCCTGTCATGCCCGCCGCAATCGAACCGATCACCGATGCGATCTGGCCGGCGTTATGCGCCTATGACACTGCTGTCTTCGGCAATGATCGGAGCAAAATCCTCGCGCGCTTGCGCGGCCGCTTGCCACCGGCAAATCTCGTCGCACAGCGCGCAGGCCGGATCGTCGGCTTGCTGCTCGGCCGCGGCGGCCGCACCGCTTCCCATCTTGGGCCGCTGATCGCCGAGGACGACGAGGTGGCGAAAGCCTTGCTCGCCCGTGCGCTGAGCCAAATCGGCAGCACGATCTACCTCGACGTCGCGGACGCCAAGACAGGTGTCCGCTCATGGCTCGAAGCCGCAGGCTTCTCGGTGCAGCGGCCGTTCACCCGCATGCTGCTCGGGCGCGATGAGAGCTTCGACGATACGGTCCGTACCTACGCGGTGATCGGGCCGGAGTTCGGGTGA